In the Halorubrum ruber genome, AGGCATCTGTCGCCTACGGAAGATCTTCTGCTGACTCATAACGATATGGGATACACTCCATGGGTGTAGTAGAGCGACCCGGGGTGACACGGGATGTCTCGTGTCCCCGGCGGGTCGTGTGCGGTAACAGAGGTAGACAACCCATGGAACGACGCAAATTTGTGGTCGGGCTGGGCGCATTGGCAACTGGAAGCGCGGCGGCGACGGGAACGGGCGCGTTCTCACAGGCAAGCGCATCACGTGGTGTGAGCGTTTCAGTCGTCTCGGACAATAGTGCGTTCGCGACGCTGCTTGCGAATGATTCAGGCCTAGAGAACTCGGAGTACGCCGAACAGCAGAACGGTAAACTCGAGTTACGGTTTAATGAGAATGCGGATGTAAACAGTGGTGGCTTCCTTTCCGATGGGACGGGCCTCAGCACTGACTCGGAGTACTTCTTTGACAACGTGTTCGGATACGGCTCGCGGATCGGCGACAGTGTGACGGCCGAGATCGACTGGAGTGGACTCGATAACCCAGAACACTTCGTATTCTACGATATACCCCAGCAGGGTCGACCAACTGAGGTCAACCCTGACGGGGACTACACTGAGGGATTCCCCGGTACCGGTAGCGGCTCGTACGTCGGAGTCGGAGTTGGTATAGATACGACCGGAGCCGACCTTGGAAGCGAATGGGAGACCGGAACGGTTGAAATCACGTTCGAGAACTAAAATCCTACGAGCCGGACCCGGACACGCGCGTGACCGCTCTGATGTAGGAGTTCGGGGACCGCGAGGTCGGTATCGGCGCGACCGTCACCCTAATCGGACTGGTGACTTTTTTGAAGATTATTAACAGAGAACCACCGACAGCGATACGTCTCGGTATACTGCGAGGCTGTCGGCACCCCAAAACCCAGACCCGTCCCGAGCATCGAGTCGTTGGAGTCGTTTGAGTAACGACTATTACGGCTCGTGAGAGAGGCCTCGGTATGGTATCGCCCCTCCCGCTATCAGAGCAACAAAAGGAACGAATGCGGCGCGGCCGAGTCAGTTCCGGGGTCGCGACCGACGAAGCGGACATCGACGAGATGCTCTACGGCTGAGTTCGGGCGTCGATCTACTCCTCGCTGTTATTTTTCTCGTCGGTCTCACCTTCGGCCCGCAACGTCTCGTCCGCGAACTCCCGGATTCGCTTCTTCTCCTCGGCGCTCACGTCGACCGCCTGCGCGCTCTCGATCTGGCCGTTCACGACCGCGTTCTGCTGCGGGCCCCACACCTCCGGCGGCTGCGCGTTGATGTACTCGGCCCACCGGATCACCTGCTCGTAGCGGGGCGGTCGCTCGGGACTGTCGTCACTTCCGGCCGAGCCCTCTTCAGGCGTTCGTGAGTCGCTCATAGCGGTCCTCGACGTCGAGTCGTTCGACCCACGTTTCGAGCCGGTCGCGGGAAAGCGTTGCTCCGAAGACGGTGTAGAGGTGTGCGGCGTCTTCGAGATCGGTGCGACCGCCGAGCGAGAGCTTGTACGCGATCTGGAGTTCGGGCGGCCCGATGGGGACCGTCTCGCCGCCGACGTGCGCGTCGATCGCGTTCGCAAGCGAGGCGCGGTCGAACTCGTCGTTCGGGAACTTCACTTCGAGATGTGGCGTCATTTCGCCGTCCGGCGCGACCCAGATGTTCGTCCCGCTGGCGAGGTTCTCGTACGTATTCGAGAGCGGCATCGCCGGTCCCCAGTACCCCTCGCGCTCCAGTTCGGCGACGAGGTCGTCGATCCGTTCCGATGAGCAGCGCTCGATGAACACGTCGACGTCTTCGGTCGAACGCGACCGCCCAGCAAGGATGGCCACGTAGCCCGCGACGAAGACGTGGCCGATGTCGAGTCGCGAGAGCACTTGAGAGAACTCGAGCGCGAGCTCGTCGAGGCGATTGGGCTCGCGGTCGACGACGAGTCCGCGATCGGTGAGGTCGACGCCGCCCATACGCGGTCGTTGATTCGGCCCCGGTTAAATCTCCGCTTCGATCTGAAAGCTCTCAGAGTCCGAGCTTGAAACGAAACGTCCGGCCCCGAACCGACCCGTGCCGGGTCAGAACAGCCCGGGGACGAGGACGTAGCTCAGGAGCATCCCGAACAGCCCGGCGAACAGCGCGAACAGGGCCATCGGGACGATCGCCTTGCGGAGCAGGTCGCCCTCGCGGCCGGTGATTCCGACGACGCCGCAGATGGCGGCGACGTTCAGCACGGAGACCATGTTACCGAGGCCGCCGCCGACGTTCTGGAGGCTGACGACGATCGTCCGCGAGAGCCCGACCGTCTCGGCGGCGTTGTACTGGAGCACGCTGAAGAGGATGTTCGAGGAGGTGTTGCTCCCGGTCATGAAGGAGCCGATGGCGCCGATCCACGGCGAGATCATCGGGAGCAGGCCGCCCGCGCCGATCGCGAGCGCGCGGCTGAGCGCCTCCATCATGCCGAGGAGGCCCGCGGTGTTCGTCTGCGACTGGATCATCACCTGCGTCATCGACACGGCGATGATCAGCGTGAGCGCGGCGGGCGCGACCTGCTCGACCGACCGCCGCCACGCCGCCCCCATCTCGTCGAGGTCCATCTTGTGGATGAGGCCCGTGAGGACGGCGATGGGGATGAACGGCATCGTTCCGGGGAGGTAGAGGTACTGGAGCGTGTAGCCGAGCTCCGTGCCGAGGATCGAGTCGATGCCGACGGTGAAGCTCTGGATCCACGCCAGCACCCCGGTCCCGGCGACGGTGAGGTCGGGCCACCGGGTGACCAGCAGGGCGAGCGCGACGAGCAGGTACGGCGTCCACGCCAGCAGCACCGACATCTCCTTATTCGGCTGGTCGCGGGAGATCTCGTCGAGGTCGAGCCCCCCGAGCCAGGTGTCGCTCCACTGGGAGTCGCTCGGGAAGTCCCACTCGCGGTCGGGGACGAGGATGTTGTTGTTCGCGAGCAGGAGCCCGACGCCGAGGACGACGAACCCGGCCGCGATGTCGGGGAGCGCGGGGCCGACGAACCACGCTATCACCAGCTGCGTTCCGCCGGTGACGACGCCGAGCAGGAGCGCGAACGGGGCGATCGGGAGCGTGTCGCGGACGGCGCCGCCGAGGCTCCGGCCCCCGTCGGCGTCGCCGAACCAGTACGTGAGGAAGAACACGCCGAGCAGGCCCCAGAACACGTACGTCACCCCCGTGACGACGCCGGACCACGCGGAGACCATCGAGAGGAACTCGCCGACGCTCACCGAGCCCGACAGCGCCGGTTCGATGACCGCGCCGGTCCCGCCGATGACCGGCGTTCCGGCCGCGCCGAACGGCGGGTTCGGCGCGTTGAAGAAGAGGCCGAACACCGCGGCGGCCAGCGGCGGGAAGCCGAGGCCGATGAACAGCGGCGCGGCGAGCGCGCCCGGCGTCCCGAACCCGGCCGCGCCCTCGATGATGGTCATGAAGCCGAGCCCGATGAGCAGCACCTGAATGCGCCTGTCCTCCTCGATCTGCCCGAAGTACCACCGGATGGTGGCGATGGCGCCGCTCCCCTCGAGGTAGTTCATCAGGAGGATGGCACCGAAGACGATGAGGATGATGTCGACCGCCTGGAACGCGCCGTAGACGGCCGACGCGATCAGCCAGTCGAGCTCCATGCGCCAGTACGTGAGTCCGATTCCGCCCGCGAGCAGCCACCCGACTCCCATCGCGCGGGCGGCGGACCACCTGAGTCCGGCGAGCAGGACGAACGCGACGGCAATCGGAACCACGCCGACAAACGCCAGGGTGAGGACACTTGTCATAGGTATCTTCTTTGGGCGTACGTTTCCGTCCTACAACTGGCTATATGTAATTTTCTTTTTGACTGAGATTATCCACGGCGATCGGGACACCGGAACGCGGTGTGCCGCGTGATCAGTGACAAGTCAATTCGGCGCTTCAACGCCGCGGCGAGGAGCGTCACCTCCGCCGGGTACAGGTGGGCTTATGTGTCCCCCGACCGGATCCGCGATTATGGACGACCACTCGCACGAGCCCGACCCGGACAAGCGCGTGACCGCACCGATGCAGGAGTTCGGCAGCCGCGAGGTCGGTATCGGCGCGGCCGTCACGCTCGTCGGCCTGCTGATCGCGTACGCGGTTCCGTTCCTCGCGACGTTCTGAGCCGCCGCTCGGCGACTTTTGAATCGGACGGCGCCATTGAGATACCCAGCAGCTGGTAAATTTCCTCATCAGTACAGAGGTAGCGGCGAGCGATAGCGGGAGTGAGTATCGCAGATCGCCGGCCGCGATGTCGTATTTAAATAACCGTGAGCGGCGGCGACGAGTGCTTATAAAAAAGGGGTGCGGTGGCGCGTGCCGACGAGCGCCCGGAGGGCGGGAGTCGCACGCGCGAGGGACGCCGCGAACGCCCGCAGGGCGTGAGCGGCGAGGTTGGGGAGGCGTGAGGTGCGGTCGCTGTGTGGGGCGGGACTCAAAGGGGCAGCCGTGAGGGCGTCGTAGGCGACGTAAGCACCGCAGGAACGAGCGAAGCGAGTGACGAGGAGCGCAGCGAGCGTACGACGCCCTCACGGCTGGGGCTTTGGAGACACTCGCCGCGGTGGCGTCAGTCACTTATAAACAGCCGACAGCAACACCGCTATCCGCGTTATAAATGGCCTCACTCACGACGTACTACACCTACTCCCGCACTCGATCAAGAAGCACCGTTCAGCGAACAGCTGGTTCAGACGGTAATATGTCTGAAAAATAGGTGACAACCGAGCCAATCGTGCCCGACATCCCTACCGCGACGCGCTTACCGGGGGTACCAAGCGAGCGGGTGGTCCGCGGTGAGTTCCAAGGAGACCGGCTCGTCGAGGTCGAACTCCTCGACGTGGTTGTGGAGGCAGTGGACCGCCTCGCCGGAGTCGAGTTCGACCCGGTAGACGAAGGAAGGGCCGACGTACTGCCGCGAGGTGACGACGCCGTCGGCGAGCTCGGGGCTCGCGGGCGTCGCGCGGAGGTCGTCGGGCCGGACGAGCACGTCGACGGGCGCCCCGTCGTAGACGGTGTCGTACCCCTCCAGCGTCACGGCGTCGAAGCGCCCGATGCCGGTGTCGACCTTCCCGTCGCGGAGCTCGCCTTCGAGGAACGAGGCCCGCCCGAGGAAGGAGGCGACGAATTTCGACTCGGGGCGCTCGAAGACGGACTCGGGGCGGCCCACCTGTTCGATTTTCCCGTCGTTCATCACGGCGACGCGGTCGGAGATGGAGAGCGCCTCCTCCTGGTCGTGGGTGACCGAGACCGCGGTGACGCCGGCCGCCTTCAGGATGCGGCGCACCTCCTCGCGCATCTCCACGCGGAGGCGCACGTCGAGGTTCGAGAACGGCTCGTCGAGGAGGAGCACCTCGGGCTCGGGCGCCAGCGAACGAGCGAGCGCGACGCGCTGTTTCTGCCCGCCGGAGAGCTGGTCGGGCGTCTTCTCGCCGTGGTCGGTCATCTCGACCAGCTCCAGCAGCTCGTCGACGCGGGCCTCGCTTTCCTCCGCGTCGGCGTCGCCGAGCCCGAACGCGATGTTCTCGCGGACGGTGAGGTGGGGGAATAAGGCGAAGTTCTGGAAGACGATGCCCACGTCGCGCCGCTCCGGCGGGACGAACGACCCGTCGCCGGCGACCACCTCGTCGCCGAGCGCGATCTCCCCTTCCGTGGGCTCTTCGAGGCCCGCGATGGTGCGCAGCGTCGTCGTCTTGCCGCACCCGGAGGGGCCGAGGAACGTCAGCAGTTCGCCGGAGCGAACGTCGAGCGAGACGTCGTCGACGGCGGTCTCGGGCCCGAACGCCTTCGTGACGTCCGACAGCGACAGGACGGGGTCCGCGCCGGCGCTCGACTCGTCGTCGGAGGCGGCGCTCGCCCGGTGTTCGACCGCCGAGTCCTCCGAGCCCTCGGCCGTCGCGTCGTCCGACTCGGCCGAGCGCGTCGTGCCGACTGGTTCCGTGGATGCCATCGATGGGGGGCGGGCGCCGGGCGGACCGGCGTCCCGCGGTTGCCACCTCATACTTTAGGAGTACCTAAAAGCGTATCGCTCGCTCTCGCGGCATCGAAATCGGGAGATCGTGGGCGGCCGGCGTGTGCGGCTCGCCGCTCGCCCACCGCGTCGCGCCGGTTCAGGCGAGTTCGCGTTCGATCACGTCGCGGCGGTCGCGGACCGCATCGGCCGAGAGCGCGACCGACTCGTCGCCGACGGTGAGCGAGAGTGCCCCGTCCGTCGTCACGTCGCCGAGGCGGAAGACGGGGAGGTCGCCGACCGCGGCCGCGACCGCCTCGGGATCGGTCGTCTGGACGAGCAGGCGTCCGGGCGTCTCGTCGAAGGCCGCGACGCGGTCCGGAAGGGTCGTGTCGACGCCGGCGTCGTCGGTGATCAGCTCGGCGAGCGCGACCGCGAGCCCCCCCTCGCTCACGTCGTGGGCCGCGAGCGTCGACTCGTGGCGGGCGGCCGCCGCGAGCGACGCGACGAGGCCGCCGAGGTCGTCGGCGGCGCCGGACTCGTCGGGCAGCGTCGGGAACCGGTCGCTCCCGCCGGCGTGCGCGAGGTACTCGGAGCCGCCGAGCGCGTCGCCCCCGGCGCCGACGAGCAGCAGTTCGGAGTCGGCCGCGCGGTCGGCGTCGAGCGCGGCGGGCGGCGCGTCGTACCCCCGCGTCGTGCCCAGCACCGCGAGCGTCGGCGTCGGCGGGATCGGCCCCTCGACGCTGTCGTTGTACAGCGAGACGTTGCCGCCGACGACGGGCGTGTCGAGCGCGGCGCAGGCGTCCGCGAGGCCGTCGACGATCCCCTCGAAGGCGCCGTACACGTCCGGCTTCTCCGGGTTGCCGCCGTTGAGGCAGTCGACCGCGGCGAGCGGGACCGCGCCGGTCGCGGCGAGGTTCGTCGCGTTCTCCACGGCGACCGCGCGGGCGCCTTCGTACGGCGCGACCGCGGTCCACTTCGGGTTCGCACCGGAGGCGAGCGCGAGGCCGACGCCGTCGGCGGAGTCGTCGCTACCGGCGTCGTCCGCTCCGCCGCCGTCTTCCGGCTCCGTCTCTCGGATCGCCAGCAGCGCGGCGTCGTCGCCTGGCTTCACGGCCGTGCGCGTCCCGACCTCGTGGTCGTACTGGCGGTACACCCAGCGCTTGCTCGCGGTCGAGGGGGCCGAGAGGACGGCCGCGACCGCCTCGTCGAGCGGGGGCTCGTCGTCGGGCAGATCCCTGTCGGGCTCGCTCGGCGGCTCGCTCGCGAGGTCGTTCATCGGCGCGCCGTCGGCGAGGAACTCGGCGGGCGCGTCGACGACGACCTCGCGGTCGGCCGGGTCGGCGTCCGCGTCGCCCGCGAACTCGCAGACGTAGTTCCCGTCGGTCACCTCGCCGATGACGGAGCAGCCGAGGTCGAACCGCTCGGCGAGGGCGGCGACGCGGTCGACGTCGTCCGGATCGACCTCGTAGCACATCCGCTCCTGGCTCTCGGCGAGCAGGATCTCCATCGCGTTCATGTTCGGCTCGCGCTGGTGGACCCGGTCGAGGTCGATCCGCGCGCCGAGTCCGCCCTTCGCGACGAGCTCGGAGGAGGCGCCGCCGAGGCCGGCCGCGCCGAGGTCACGGGCGGAGAGCACGAGGTCCTCGTCCACGAGCGCCTCGTTACACTCGATCAGCCGCTTCTCGGCGTAGGGGTCGCCGACCTGAACCGCCGGGCGGTCCTCGGTCTCTGCGTCCTCCGCGAGGTCCTCGCTCGCGAAGGAGGCGCCGCCGAGCCCGTCTCGGCCGGTGCCGTTGCCGACGAGGACCAGCTTGTTGCCCGGCTCCTGTGCGGTCGCCGTGACGAGTCGGTCCTCGTTCGTGACACCGACGCAGGCGACGTTGACCAGGGGGTTGCCCTCGTAGCCGCCGTGGAAGGCGACGCTGCCGCCGACCGTGGGAACGCCGATACAGTTGCCGTAGTGGGAGATGCCCTCGACGACGCCCTCGAAGAGGTAGCGGGAGCGCTCGCGGTCGAAGCCGCCGAAGTACAGCGAGTCGAGGAGGCCGATCGGGTACGCGCCCATGCTCATCGTGTCGCGGACGATGCCGCCGACGCCCGTCGCTGCGCCGTCGAACGGGTCGACGAAGGAGGGGTGGTTGTGGCTCTCGACGCCGAACGTGACGTAGGTGTCGCCGTAGTCGTCGGCGTCGCGCTCGGCCGCGGGGGCGTCGGCCGCGTCGGGCTCGGGCAGCGCGAGGACCGCGGCGTCGTCGCCGGGGCCGACCACGACCTGGTCGCCCTCGCTGTCGAACGCCGACAGCAGGGGCCGCGAGGAGCGGTACGCGCAGTGCTCGCTCCAGAGGTTCTCGAACAGCGCGGCCTCGGCCGCCGTCGGCTCCCGACCGAGCTCCGCGGTCACGAGCTCGTGGTCCGCATCGGACAGACTCATTCACTTACGTGGTTACCGAGCCGGTTCTAATGCTTTTCTATACGCACGTTCGTGTTCATCAACGCGACCGCAACGCCGACGGGACGCGAGAGCGACCCGCGGTGTTGTGCGGTGGCGCGTGCCTGCGAGGCCGCCCCGCGGCCGAGCAGCACGCGCGAGGGACGCGGCGAACGCGAGCGGCGTAGCCGCGAAGCGTGAGCCGCGAGGCTGGGGAGGCGTGAGGCGCCGTGCGGAGCGGTGCGGGGTGGGACTCAAAGGGGCAGCCGTGAGGGCGTCGTAGGCGACGTAAGTAGCGTGGCGCTACGCGCCACGAAAAGCCGGCGGCGGAGCCGCCGGCGACACCGCAGGGAGCGAACGGAGTGAGCGACCGAGGAGCACAGCGAGCGTACGACGCCCTCACGGCTGGGGCTTTGGAGGAATTCGCCGCCGATCCGCTAGCAGTCATTTATAAACGAGCGGCTGGGTATTTGGCGGTGTTCGCCGCCAATCCACTGACAGTCATTTATAAACAGGCGGCTGGGGCTTTAGAGGAGTTCGCCGCCGATCCGTTAGCAGTCATTTATAAACGAACGCCTCGCGCCTCTGCGAGCATTTATAAGAGATAGGTCACCGCAACGAACACGACGACCGTTCCGGCGACGCCGAGCGCCATCGCCTTCGCGTTGAGCCGGACCGCCTTCTTCCGGTCGGCTGCGAGCGCCGCCTCGTTTTGAATCTCGTTCGCCCCGTCGCCCACGTCGAACACCCCCATCCCGGCGAAGCCGATACAGAAGCGCTCGCGGTACTGCAACGCCCCCATCGCCGCGCCGTACAACGGGACCACCGAGGCGATCAGCGCCCACCGCGGCCACGCGAGCGCGACGACCGCCGCGACGTAGACCGCCGCGACCAGCAGCGACCCGACGCCGAGGAGAAGCCGCCGTCGCTGTTGGGTCGGTCCGATGTTACACACGCCCGGTTGGTACTCCATACCCGCGGTGAGGGACGCGCGAGTAAAAGCCCTCCCGACGGCGGAACTGAGAGACCGGTCGCGCCGGTCCACCTCGCCGCGGTGGTAACCCTCAAAAGGGTTCCCGACGACCGTGTCGTGTGAAACGGATCCAGCTCGGCAACACCGTCTTCGAGGGCGCGAACGACGTCTACCTGCTCGACGGCGAGGCGACCGCGCTCGTCGACACCGGCGTGGCGCTCCCGGACGTGCGCGAGGAGTTGGTCGACGGCCTCGCCGAGTACGGTCGCTCGTTCGCCGACATCGACGCGGTCGTGCTCACTCACTGGCACCCGGACCACGCGGGGCTCGCCGGCGAGATTCAGGCCGAAGGCGGCGCCGACGTGTACGTCCACGAGGCCGACGCCGCACTCGTCGACGGGACGGAGACGCCGCTGTTCGCCGACCGCGACCTCCAGCGCGAGACGTTCGAGCGGTGGGGGATGCCCGACGCCGACCGGGAGCGCCTGACCGATTTCTTCGCCGCGGTCAGCACGGACCTCTCCGGCGAGCCCGCGGACGTGACGACGTTCGAAGACGGCGACGCGATCGAGGCCGGCGGCGTCGAGCTCGAAGCCCTCCACCTGCCGGGCCACACCGCCGGTCTCACCGGATTCGCGTTCGACCCCCGAACCGTCCCCGATCACGACCCCGTCGCCGGCGCGGACGCGACGGAAGAGGCCTTCACCGGCGACGCGCTGCTCCCGAAGTACACCCCCAACGTCGGCGGCGCGGACGTGCGCGTCGAGGGCGCGCTCGCCGCCTACGCCGAGAGCCTCGCGCGGATCGTCGCCCGCGACTTCGACGCGGCCCATCCCGGCCACCGGTGGCGGATCGACGAGCCGAGCCGGCGCGCGGCGACGATTCTCGACCACCACCGCCACCGGACCCGGCGAGTGATCGAGGTCCTCGCCGACCGAGAAGCCGCCACCGCGTGGGAGGTGTCGGCCGCGCTGTTCGGCTCGCTGGAGGATATCCACGTCCTCCACGGCCCCGGCGAGGCGTTCTCGCACCTCGACCACCTCGCGGACGCCGGCGTCGTCGAGCCCGACGGGACCGCGTACCGCCTCGTCGACCCCGACCCCGACGTCGACGCGCTGTTCCCGACGACGCCCCTCGACGACCTCGTGGACGGGAGCGACGACGCGTAGGGGAGCGGTCCGAGCCCCCTCGACGCGGCGCCGGGACCGCCCTCGCCGAAAGCTATTCCCGGCGGCCGGCGTATTCGGGGACGTGAAGCGGGACGCCATGGTCGCCGTCGCGGTCGCCCTCCTCGCCCTCGTCGCGCTCGGCGTCGCAGCGGCGACGCTGGACACCGCCGTCGACACGGGCAGCGGCGGGTTCGGCGGGGGCGGCGGCGACGCCCCGAGCGTCGGATCGGACACCGGAGACCCCGGAGTGCTCTCCCCGACGGGCGAGGCCGGCGAGTTCTCCGCGTCGGGGCTCTGTTTCCCGTCTCTGCGGGAGCCGCCGGCCGTGTTCGCGCTGCTCGTCGGACTGGCGCTGATGGCGGGGATCACCTATCGCGACACGGCGTCGGCGTTCGCGAGCGTCGCCGTCGCCGGCGTGATGGGCGCCCCGATCGCGGTCCTCTTCTGGGTGCTGTCGACGTGCCGCTCGGTGGCGCAGAGCATCTCCATCTCGCTCGGCACCGGCGGCAACGAGACGGGGATACTGCCGGGCGGCGCGGCCGGCGGGGGGTTCGGCAGCGGAGAGGGCGCGGCGTCGGCGCCGCAGATCCTGTTCGCGGTCGTCGTCGTCGCCGCGGTGATCGCGAGCGTCGCCGCGCTCCTCCTCGCCGGCGGCGACGACGAGGCGGACGGGGACGCGGGCGGTCGGCCCGACGAGGCGGACGAGGAGCCGCCGTCGCTCGACGCGATCGGCCGGACCGCCGGCGAGGCCGCCGACCGGATCGAGTCGTCGAACGCGGACAACGAGGTGTACCGGGCGTGGCGGGACATGACCGACGTGCTCGATGTCGACCGACCGGCCTCCTCGACGCCGGCGGAGTTCGCGACCGCCGCAGTCGACGCCGGCGTCGACGAGGAGCCGGTGACCGCGCTCACCGAGGTCTTCGAACGCGTGCGCTACGGCGGCGAGGACGCGACCGACGACCGCGAGCGCCGCGCCGTCGAGGCGCTGCGCCGGATCGAGGAACGGCACGGGGGCGACTCGTGAGCCGCAAACCGACCGGCGTCGCGGCCGCGGTCGAGCGCCGCGCCGAGCCCGACGGAGGTGACGCGTAGTGCGCCCGCTCGCGGTCGTCGGGGTGTTGGCGGTCGTCGTCGGCCTCCTCGCGGCGCTCGACCGCGGCATCGCGGCCGCAATCTCTCCGACCTCGGCCGTCGTCACGCTGATCGGCGTCCTCGGCGTGGTCCAGGGGGTCCGCTACGCGAACGCGCGCCGCGACCGCCGGCGACTGCTGACCGACCCCGGCGAGCCGGAGCGGCGCGCGCCGGCGGCGGTGCCCGGGTCCGACCTCGACGAGCGAATCGCGCGGGTCGCCAGCCCGGCGCCGGGCGGCTACCGCGACCGCAGGGACCTCCGCGACCGGGTCCGGGAGGTCGCGGTCGACGCCGTGGCTCGCGATCGCAACTGCTCGCCGGAGGCCGCGGCGACCGCCGTCGACGACGGGACGTGGTCGGACGACCCCGTCGCAACCGCGTTCTTCGACACGGGGACCGCGTACCCGCTCCGGGTCCGCCTGTCGGCCGGGGTCCGGGGGCGCTCGAACTACTGGTACGGCCTCCGGGCCGCGATCGACGAGATCGAGCGGGTCGAGGGGGGAGAGCCGTGAGCGATCCCGGGAACGCAGCGGTCGCGTCCGAATCGGACGCGTCGACGCTCGATGAGGCCGAGACGGGCGAGCCGGATCAGGGCGAGGGAGGCGAACCGGATCGGGACGAGGGAGGCGAACCGGATCGGGACGAGGGAGGCGAACCGAACGCGGACGACGCCGACGCGGCCGAAGGCGCAGGCGACGCGGCAGAAGGCGCAGGCGACGCGGCAGAAGGCGCAGACGACGCGGCCGAAGGAGCTTCCGAGACCCCGACCGATCGCGAGCGCCGGCGCGAGGTCGCGACCGACCGCTGGCTGGGGATCGCGGGCGCGGCGCTGGCGCTGGTCGGCCTCGGGGTGCTCGTCCGGCAGCCGTCGCTGGTGCTCGCCGGCGCGGTCGGCGTCGGCTACGCCGTGTACGCGCGGGCGGGCGACGCGCCGACGCCGACGCTCTCGGTGACGCGGTCCGTGAGCAACGAGGCGCCGGCCCCCGGCGACGAGGTGCGCGTGACCGTCCGCGCCGAGAACGTCGGGGAGACGGCGGTCCCGGACCTCCGCCTCGTCGACGGCGTCCCGCCCGGGTTAGCGGTCGTCGACGGCCCGGCGCGGGTCGCGACGGCGCTGCGGCCCGGGACCGCGGTGACGTTCGAGTACACCGTGCGCGCGGCGCGGGGCGACCACGAGTGGGAGCCGCTGACCGCGATCACGCGCGACGCGGCCGGGGCGCGCGAG is a window encoding:
- a CDS encoding DUF7269 family protein, producing the protein MRPLAVVGVLAVVVGLLAALDRGIAAAISPTSAVVTLIGVLGVVQGVRYANARRDRRRLLTDPGEPERRAPAAVPGSDLDERIARVASPAPGGYRDRRDLRDRVREVAVDAVARDRNCSPEAAATAVDDGTWSDDPVATAFFDTGTAYPLRVRLSAGVRGRSNYWYGLRAAIDEIERVEGGEP